Proteins co-encoded in one Streptomyces sp. NBC_01283 genomic window:
- a CDS encoding AbgT family transporter, protein MSTSVTPAKTPAGGPPRSVLDKVMNGIERAGNRLPHPVLLFLGLFLIIGTVSTVLAAIGTTVTVPGEDKTLAVKGLFSGEGVRWLLENFIPNFTGFPSLGTVLLMMAAVGVAEKTGLLETAVRASIARAPRRLLPYLVAFVSCQAHLMSDVAILVIPPLAALAFKNAGRNPIAGLIGGFACVCAGYAAGFSIGALDALYTGITQQAAAVVPGGESAPTHILINYFFTAAASCLLALIGGFLISRVLEPRLPQPQPEPDPDADAESGTEAEQASQEPTAPPAITVTVTARQRTGLLRSGLAVLLYAAVVVTCWLLPGSPLRGEGGALVPSPVLNGIVPLLFVAFVLAGVVYGRTVGTLKRADDAPRMMAESITGMSGYIVLILVISQVIGVFDWSNVGTLLAVNGANLLESAGLTGFTGLVLFVLLVCVLNLFVTSGSALWSLVAPVFVPAFMLIGMEPAVTQAAFRIGDSATQMITPLNPYVFLMLTILRRYEPGAQLGTVLARLSVFVVPFLIAWLAVLGLFYGLGLPLGPGADIQR, encoded by the coding sequence ATGAGCACCTCGGTCACCCCCGCGAAGACACCGGCCGGCGGGCCACCGCGGTCCGTCCTCGACAAGGTCATGAACGGCATCGAGCGCGCGGGCAACAGACTGCCGCACCCGGTGCTGCTCTTCCTCGGCCTCTTCCTGATCATCGGCACGGTCTCGACGGTCCTCGCGGCCATCGGCACCACCGTCACGGTGCCGGGCGAGGACAAGACGCTCGCGGTCAAGGGCCTGTTCAGCGGCGAGGGCGTGCGCTGGCTGCTCGAGAACTTCATCCCGAACTTCACCGGCTTCCCCTCGCTCGGCACCGTCCTGCTGATGATGGCCGCGGTCGGCGTCGCCGAGAAGACGGGCCTGCTCGAGACCGCCGTACGGGCCTCCATCGCGCGGGCGCCCAGGAGGCTGCTGCCCTACCTGGTCGCCTTCGTGTCCTGCCAGGCGCACCTGATGAGCGACGTGGCGATCCTGGTGATCCCGCCGCTGGCCGCACTCGCCTTCAAGAACGCGGGCCGCAACCCGATCGCGGGCCTCATCGGCGGCTTCGCCTGCGTCTGCGCGGGCTACGCGGCGGGCTTCTCCATCGGCGCGCTCGACGCCCTCTACACCGGCATCACCCAGCAGGCCGCCGCCGTCGTGCCGGGCGGCGAGAGTGCCCCCACGCACATCCTCATCAACTACTTCTTCACCGCAGCGGCCAGTTGCCTGCTCGCCCTGATCGGCGGGTTCCTCATCTCCCGCGTCCTGGAGCCCCGACTGCCCCAGCCCCAGCCGGAGCCGGACCCGGACGCCGATGCGGAGAGCGGCACCGAGGCCGAGCAGGCTTCGCAAGAGCCCACCGCCCCTCCCGCCATCACGGTCACCGTCACCGCCAGACAGCGCACCGGCCTGCTGCGCTCGGGCCTCGCCGTCCTGCTGTACGCGGCCGTCGTGGTCACGTGCTGGCTGCTGCCGGGCTCCCCGCTGCGCGGCGAGGGCGGTGCGCTGGTCCCTTCACCGGTCCTCAACGGCATCGTGCCGCTGCTGTTCGTCGCGTTCGTCCTCGCGGGCGTCGTCTACGGCCGCACCGTCGGCACCCTCAAACGCGCCGACGACGCGCCCCGCATGATGGCCGAGTCCATCACCGGAATGTCCGGCTACATCGTGCTCATCCTGGTGATCTCACAGGTCATCGGCGTCTTCGACTGGTCGAACGTCGGCACCCTGCTCGCGGTGAACGGCGCGAACCTCCTTGAGTCCGCAGGTCTGACCGGCTTCACGGGTCTGGTCCTGTTCGTGCTCCTGGTGTGCGTCCTGAACCTGTTCGTCACCTCGGGCTCGGCGCTGTGGTCCCTGGTCGCGCCGGTCTTCGTTCCGGCGTTCATGCTCATCGGCATGGAACCCGCCGTCACCCAGGCGGCGTTCCGGATCGGTGACTCCGCGACCCAGATGATCACGCCGCTCAACCCGTACGTCTTCCTGATGCTGACGATCCTGCGCCGCTACGAACCCGGGGCACAGCTCGGCACGGTCCTGGCCCGGCTCTCGGTGTTCGTGGTCCCGTTCCTGATCGCCTGGCTGGCCGTACTCGGCC
- a CDS encoding amidohydrolase family protein has protein sequence MSHAQFSSLRIIRARLVDGTGAAPVTDAVIDIDEDGTIVHAGPAAAAPEAPARARTVDAAGRTVLPGFIDTHVHLAIESPRQMVRRHETDPTLETFRTAERLRITLEAGITTARDLGGLPAGYRDAVAAGLTTGPRLHTAVRILSHTGGHADFRSDCGFDPSAGVGEIADTPDEVRVAVRRLLRSGADVIKVCATGGMSSPYDQPDDEGLTVEEIRTVVDEVTRHGGRPVAAHAQGTAGIVNAIRGGVSSVEHGYGLTAQARELAGEHGTFVVPTLSTVFDGIDRSTMQPFHYEKKVRWSGITRENIAAAISDGVRIAMGTDAAMVPHGRNLRELSHLVSLGMTPERAIEAGTRSAAELLGLSAEIGTLEAGKHGDLVLCDGDPLADISVLSDPAGIVLVAQRGAVRKDTLGLALTAPTASGTPSQGVAG, from the coding sequence ATGAGCCACGCACAGTTCTCCTCCCTGCGCATCATCCGAGCCCGCCTCGTCGACGGCACCGGCGCGGCACCCGTCACGGACGCCGTGATCGACATCGACGAGGACGGCACCATCGTCCACGCGGGACCGGCCGCCGCGGCACCGGAGGCGCCCGCCAGGGCCCGCACCGTGGACGCGGCGGGACGCACGGTCCTGCCGGGCTTCATCGACACCCATGTCCACCTCGCCATCGAATCGCCCCGGCAGATGGTCCGGCGCCACGAGACCGACCCGACCCTGGAGACCTTCCGCACCGCCGAGCGGCTGCGCATCACCCTGGAGGCGGGCATCACCACCGCCCGTGACCTGGGCGGTCTGCCGGCCGGCTACCGGGACGCGGTCGCCGCGGGACTCACCACCGGCCCCCGGCTGCACACGGCGGTCCGCATCCTCAGCCACACCGGCGGCCACGCCGACTTCCGTTCGGATTGCGGCTTCGACCCCAGCGCCGGGGTGGGCGAGATCGCCGACACCCCGGACGAGGTACGGGTCGCGGTGCGCCGCCTGCTGCGCTCCGGCGCCGACGTGATCAAGGTCTGTGCGACCGGCGGCATGAGCAGCCCCTACGACCAGCCCGACGACGAGGGCCTGACCGTCGAGGAGATCCGCACGGTCGTCGACGAGGTGACCCGGCACGGCGGCCGCCCCGTGGCGGCCCACGCTCAGGGCACCGCGGGCATCGTGAACGCGATCCGCGGCGGCGTCAGCAGCGTCGAGCACGGCTACGGCCTCACCGCGCAGGCCCGCGAACTGGCGGGCGAGCACGGCACGTTCGTGGTGCCTACCCTGTCGACGGTGTTCGACGGAATCGACCGTTCGACCATGCAGCCCTTCCACTACGAGAAGAAGGTCCGCTGGTCCGGCATCACCCGGGAGAACATCGCGGCGGCCATCTCCGACGGCGTACGGATCGCGATGGGCACCGACGCGGCGATGGTCCCGCACGGCCGCAACCTGCGCGAGCTCTCCCACCTCGTTTCCCTGGGCATGACCCCGGAACGGGCCATCGAGGCGGGTACCCGCAGCGCCGCCGAACTCCTGGGCCTCTCCGCGGAGATCGGCACGCTCGAAGCGGGCAAACACGGCGACCTGGTGCTGTGCGACGGCGATCCGCTCGCGGACATCTCGGTGCTGTCCGACCCGGCCGGCATCGTGCTCGTCGCCCAGCGCGGCGCCGTACGCAAGGACACGCTCGGCCTGGCGCTGACCGCCCCCACGGCGAGCGGCACACCATCGCAGGGAGTCGCCGGATGA
- a CDS encoding Lrp/AsnC family transcriptional regulator yields MDTQRAHTLDELDLAIVHALQIQPRIPWVRMGEVLEVDAVTVARRWERMVRAGVAWVDGYLSPGHDEGVYAQVEIDMGGRLSEETIGQLASDPHVLSLKQTSGGRDLLAIVGAADLDGLARLSGDRVSHLPGVRAVRSHVITAAPFEGASWRLRSLTRRQRSALSVERPAVPDEPLRPLDRRIALALGADGRMPLTDLAEAVGASAATVRRRLRILTGSGRLSLRCALARPLTGFPVSVVYFGSVPAQHLDETVSALRTLPGLRMCSITAGAHNLVLDIWLPALSEVHTTESLLNSRLAHLDLRITERAVVLRTVKHVGRVLDRRGHSVGSAPLNYWDT; encoded by the coding sequence ATGGACACGCAGCGAGCGCACACCCTGGACGAACTGGACCTGGCCATCGTGCATGCGCTCCAGATCCAGCCACGGATCCCCTGGGTGCGGATGGGCGAGGTCCTGGAGGTCGACGCGGTGACGGTCGCCCGCCGCTGGGAGCGCATGGTGCGTGCGGGCGTGGCCTGGGTCGACGGCTACCTCTCGCCGGGCCACGACGAGGGGGTCTACGCCCAGGTCGAGATCGACATGGGCGGACGGCTGAGCGAGGAAACCATCGGGCAACTCGCCAGCGACCCGCATGTCTTGAGCCTGAAGCAGACCTCGGGCGGGCGTGATCTGCTCGCGATCGTCGGCGCCGCCGACCTCGACGGTCTCGCCCGGCTCTCCGGCGACCGGGTCTCGCACCTGCCCGGTGTACGTGCCGTGCGCAGCCATGTCATCACCGCGGCGCCCTTCGAGGGGGCCTCCTGGCGGCTGCGCAGCCTCACCCGGCGGCAGCGGAGCGCCCTGTCCGTGGAGCGGCCCGCGGTGCCCGACGAACCGCTGCGGCCCCTCGACCGCCGGATCGCCCTCGCGCTCGGCGCGGACGGCCGGATGCCCCTGACGGACCTTGCCGAGGCGGTCGGCGCCTCCGCCGCGACCGTCCGGCGCCGACTGCGCATCCTCACCGGCAGCGGGCGGCTCTCGCTGCGCTGCGCGCTGGCCAGACCGCTGACCGGCTTCCCCGTCTCGGTCGTCTACTTCGGCTCGGTGCCCGCCCAGCATCTCGACGAGACGGTGAGCGCGCTGCGGACCCTGCCCGGCTTGCGCATGTGCAGCATCACCGCGGGCGCGCACAATCTGGTGCTCGACATCTGGCTGCCCGCCCTGTCCGAGGTCCACACCACCGAGTCCCTCCTCAACAGCCGCCTCGCACACCTGGATCTGCGCATCACGGAGCGCGCGGTGGTGCTGCGCACGGTCAAGCACGTGGGGCGGGTGCTGGATCGCAGGGGGCACAGCGTGGGCTCTGCGCCGCTCAATTACTGGGATACGTAG
- a CDS encoding DNA-binding response regulator: MTTDQMTLTVHGERELAARTAQLFGETTREFFCAANDLHTWSRPEARAALARRLRPRIADGTVVRKLYTPAVLADEEQRLHLFAIEAAGGQVRVRAATLPHETIIIDHRLLILAGRSGARGREFTITTAPALVGGVLALMRATWDAGTPLADYLRTETEGLDADSLAVLRALAAGLTDVVGARRVGMSVRTYRRRVAELMTALEADSRFQAGVNASRRGLTGS; this comes from the coding sequence GTGACGACCGACCAGATGACCCTGACGGTGCACGGCGAGAGGGAGCTGGCCGCGCGGACCGCCCAGTTGTTCGGCGAGACGACGCGGGAGTTTTTCTGCGCCGCCAACGACCTGCACACCTGGTCGCGGCCCGAGGCCAGGGCGGCGCTCGCGCGCCGCCTGCGCCCGCGGATCGCTGACGGCACGGTGGTGCGAAAGCTCTACACACCCGCCGTACTGGCCGACGAGGAACAGCGTCTGCACCTGTTCGCCATCGAGGCGGCTGGCGGGCAGGTGCGGGTCCGCGCTGCGACGCTGCCCCACGAGACGATCATCATCGACCACAGGCTGTTGATCCTGGCCGGTCGCAGCGGTGCCCGCGGCCGTGAGTTCACCATCACCACCGCGCCGGCTCTCGTCGGGGGTGTACTCGCGCTGATGCGTGCCACCTGGGATGCCGGCACCCCTCTCGCGGATTACCTGCGGACCGAGACCGAGGGGCTGGACGCCGACTCGCTCGCCGTGTTGCGCGCGCTGGCGGCCGGACTCACCGACGTCGTGGGCGCGCGCCGCGTCGGCATGTCGGTGCGGACCTACCGCAGAAGGGTCGCCGAGTTGATGACGGCACTCGAAGCCGACTCACGCTTCCAGGCAGGCGTCAACGCAAGCCGACGGGGCCTCACCGGCAGCTGA
- a CDS encoding oxidoreductase — translation MTTQITAAASGQFTLGDDLRVNRLGFGAMRLPAGTFTGPARDPQTGTAVLRQAVEAGVDHIDTAGFYARGDVRANDLIRKALAPYPAELVIATKVGPLPGADGMPTGQAGPEQLRELVTADLRALGLDRFDLVYLRVGGMREPGGESVADRFAALAQLREEGLIRHLGVSNVDVAQLDEARVIAPVVAVQNQYHVHRPDDAAVLARCVEQGMAYVPFFPLGGGFDPIEHGRLESVAKRHEATTAQVALAWLLASSPNMLAIPGTGSPAHLTENLAAAGLHLDATDLAELRA, via the coding sequence ATGACCACACAGATCACGGCCGCCGCGAGCGGCCAGTTCACACTCGGCGACGACCTCCGCGTCAACCGGCTCGGCTTCGGCGCGATGCGGCTTCCGGCCGGCACGTTCACCGGGCCGGCACGTGATCCGCAGACCGGCACCGCGGTGCTGCGGCAGGCGGTCGAGGCGGGCGTGGACCACATCGACACGGCCGGCTTCTACGCTCGGGGGGACGTACGCGCCAACGACCTGATCCGCAAGGCGCTGGCGCCCTACCCGGCGGAGTTGGTGATCGCCACCAAGGTGGGACCGCTGCCCGGAGCGGACGGCATGCCCACCGGCCAGGCGGGACCCGAGCAGCTGCGCGAGTTGGTGACCGCGGATCTGCGCGCCCTGGGTCTCGACCGCTTCGACCTCGTCTACCTGCGGGTCGGCGGCATGCGCGAGCCCGGCGGCGAGAGCGTGGCCGACCGGTTCGCGGCGCTGGCGCAGCTGCGGGAGGAGGGGCTGATCCGGCACCTGGGGGTCAGCAATGTCGACGTGGCGCAGCTCGACGAGGCACGGGTCATCGCGCCGGTTGTCGCGGTGCAGAACCAGTACCACGTGCATCGTCCCGATGATGCCGCCGTGCTCGCGCGCTGTGTGGAGCAGGGCATGGCCTACGTGCCCTTCTTTCCGCTCGGCGGCGGCTTCGACCCGATCGAGCACGGCCGCCTGGAGAGCGTCGCCAAGCGGCATGAGGCGACGACCGCACAGGTCGCGCTCGCCTGGCTGCTCGCGAGCTCGCCGAACATGCTGGCCATCCCCGGCACCGGCTCCCCCGCCCACCTCACCGAAAACCTCGCGGCGGCCGGTCTGCACCTGGATGCCACCGACCTGGCCGAGCTGAGGGCCTGA
- a CDS encoding ANTAR domain-containing protein has product MASSPDSLNTSALTPRCDPEQQAPNDDCAEEVAEIKALRTEVNDLHRAMESHPPIDQARGMLMTLGPCTAEEAWEILVEVSQHSNTKLRAVADELIATTDGEPLPSPIRTALAKALSKRQAATG; this is encoded by the coding sequence GTGGCTTCCTCACCGGACTCTCTCAACACATCGGCACTGACCCCCCGTTGCGATCCGGAGCAGCAGGCCCCGAACGATGACTGCGCGGAAGAGGTCGCCGAGATCAAGGCGCTGCGCACCGAGGTCAACGACCTGCATCGCGCCATGGAGTCCCATCCGCCCATAGACCAGGCGCGGGGCATGCTGATGACCCTGGGGCCGTGCACCGCGGAGGAGGCGTGGGAGATCCTGGTCGAGGTGTCGCAGCACTCCAACACCAAACTGCGCGCGGTGGCGGACGAGCTGATAGCGACCACGGATGGCGAGCCGTTGCCCAGCCCGATCCGCACGGCTCTTGCCAAGGCACTGAGCAAGCGCCAGGCGGCTACGGGCTGA
- a CDS encoding SMI1/KNR4 family protein — MLYRVARPWPQGLAADDEASERACEAVGCELFALDDLHVADASSRPCPWAFAAKEAAVTPPDAAVQGLVGSPGWIAFGDNGGGDRLAVDLTPGPRGHAGQIILLSHEEHVGASLVADSLTDLVRGQDNRQHHDGDGDRPPAVAHVNIRRLPSVEAAAHPGLEALSIGLWDAEPLSLAPVAALPRLRTLAAYPGTLADPLEIGELTALEFLEIGPAEWRVLLDAGAVPRSLSAAAIKVHGDEDRPSWPSPTRSWISGPGPTSSSTASKAPSAPSLGGRGSTGTLCPGLPRPRTIGRRGQNCVRLRSTQVATRSLRKHSAVRRRRRLVGTDSHRRCRMRGIANYGHGCGESAMLDSSTVLPARQRRPE; from the coding sequence GTGCTCTACCGGGTGGCACGGCCATGGCCGCAGGGGCTGGCCGCCGATGACGAGGCCTCGGAACGTGCGTGCGAGGCGGTCGGCTGTGAACTCTTCGCCCTGGACGACCTGCACGTGGCCGATGCGTCGTCCCGCCCGTGCCCCTGGGCGTTCGCCGCGAAGGAAGCGGCCGTCACCCCGCCCGACGCGGCTGTGCAGGGCTTGGTCGGCTCGCCGGGCTGGATCGCCTTCGGGGACAACGGCGGTGGCGACCGCCTGGCGGTCGATCTGACACCGGGACCACGCGGACACGCAGGACAGATCATTCTTCTCAGCCATGAGGAGCACGTCGGGGCGTCCCTGGTCGCCGACTCGCTCACCGACCTCGTGAGGGGCCAGGACAACAGGCAACATCACGACGGGGACGGAGACCGGCCGCCGGCCGTGGCGCACGTCAACATCCGAAGGCTGCCGAGCGTCGAGGCCGCCGCGCACCCCGGCTTGGAGGCCCTGTCCATCGGCCTCTGGGACGCCGAGCCGCTGAGCCTCGCCCCGGTCGCCGCACTGCCCCGCCTGCGAACGCTCGCCGCCTACCCCGGCACGCTCGCCGACCCGCTGGAGATCGGCGAGCTCACCGCGCTGGAGTTCCTGGAGATCGGCCCGGCCGAATGGCGCGTCCTGCTCGACGCGGGAGCCGTCCCGCGCAGCCTGTCGGCCGCCGCCATCAAGGTGCACGGCGACGAGGACCGCCCATCGTGGCCCTCGCCAACGAGATCCTGGATCTCTGGGCCCGGCCCCACATCATCCAGCACCGCCTCGAAGGCACCGTCGGCCCCAAGCCTTGGCGGGCGGGGGAGTACCGGCACACTGTGTCCGGGTCTGCCCAGACCTCGCACGATCGGCCGACGAGGCCAGAATTGCGTCCGTTTGAGATCAACGCAGGTGGCTACCCGATCGCTGCGGAAGCACAGCGCTGTGCGACGTAGGCGCCGGTTGGTTGGGACAGACAGCCACCGGCGCTGCCGCATGCGCGGAATCGCAAACTATGGCCACGGATGTGGGGAATCTGCGATGCTCGATTCATCAACGGTTCTGCCGGCCCGACAGAGGCGGCCCGAGTAG
- a CDS encoding SDR family oxidoreductase: protein MTTQHSETIAPSDRKVVLITGASSGIGAAVATRLVTEGHLVVAGARRTDRLRELADGTADAAARSGGGLHPVRVDVTDRADVAAFVRTAHDRHGRVDVLIGNAGVMPLSRLDSLLVDEWDRMIDVNVRGLLHGIAAALPVFAAQGSGHFVTVASIGAHEVVPTGAVYCGTKYAAWAITEGLRQELDPSIRVTTISPGVVDSELADTITEAGAAEAMRAYRAHAIGPDAVASAVSYALAQPADVDVNEIVVRPVRQR, encoded by the coding sequence ATGACCACACAGCACAGCGAAACCATTGCGCCGAGCGACCGCAAGGTCGTCCTCATCACCGGCGCCAGCAGCGGTATCGGCGCGGCCGTCGCCACCCGGCTCGTGACCGAGGGACACCTGGTGGTGGCCGGTGCACGCCGCACCGACCGCCTGCGGGAACTGGCGGACGGTACGGCCGATGCGGCAGCCCGCTCCGGTGGCGGCCTGCATCCGGTACGGGTGGACGTGACGGACCGTGCGGACGTAGCCGCCTTCGTCCGGACTGCCCACGACCGCCATGGCCGCGTCGACGTCCTCATCGGCAACGCGGGTGTCATGCCGCTGTCGAGGCTGGACTCCCTGCTCGTCGACGAGTGGGACCGGATGATCGACGTGAACGTCCGCGGCCTGCTCCACGGGATCGCCGCGGCCCTGCCCGTGTTCGCCGCGCAGGGCTCGGGACACTTCGTCACGGTCGCGAGCATCGGCGCCCACGAGGTCGTTCCCACCGGAGCCGTCTACTGCGGCACGAAGTACGCGGCCTGGGCGATCACCGAGGGTCTTCGCCAGGAGCTGGATCCCTCGATCCGGGTCACGACCATCTCGCCGGGTGTGGTCGACTCCGAGCTCGCCGACACCATCACCGAGGCCGGCGCCGCCGAGGCCATGCGCGCCTACCGGGCTCACGCCATCGGACCCGATGCCGTGGCGAGCGCTGTCTCCTACGCCCTCGCACAGCCCGCCGACGTCGACGTCAACGAGATCGTCGTACGGCCCGTCCGCCAGCGCTGA
- a CDS encoding helix-turn-helix domain-containing protein — protein MARTELGAHLTARRALVTPADAHLIVTGYRRVPGLRREEVAILAGVSADYYVRLEQGRERAPSGQVLDVLATALRLDEDGRLHLFRLAGIGPRPRAAGVADRVEPSLLSLMDAWPHNPAVVYNRAYDVLASNTIADALFHGWAHSRNLLHVVFTDPAARAFYRDWHAVARNSVAGFRLGHGAAPDDPRVRQVLGELLESSPEFAGLWARHDARGKTLERKDFEHRDVGPLTLTMQTFDVRAAPGQELVVYHAEAGSPSSEALALLGSLAATARREP, from the coding sequence ATGGCACGCACAGAGCTCGGCGCCCACCTCACCGCACGGCGCGCCCTGGTCACCCCTGCCGATGCGCACCTCATCGTCACGGGATACCGCCGGGTGCCGGGGCTGCGGCGCGAGGAGGTGGCCATCCTCGCGGGGGTCAGCGCCGACTACTACGTTCGCCTGGAGCAGGGCCGGGAGCGGGCACCCTCCGGGCAGGTGCTCGACGTACTGGCCACCGCCCTGCGGCTGGACGAGGACGGTCGGCTGCACCTGTTCCGGCTGGCCGGCATCGGCCCGCGCCCCAGGGCCGCCGGCGTGGCGGACCGGGTCGAGCCGAGCCTGCTTTCCCTCATGGATGCCTGGCCGCACAATCCGGCCGTCGTCTACAACCGCGCGTACGACGTCCTCGCCTCCAACACGATCGCCGACGCGCTCTTCCACGGCTGGGCGCACTCGCGCAACCTCCTGCATGTCGTGTTCACCGACCCGGCCGCACGCGCCTTCTACCGCGACTGGCACGCCGTCGCGCGCAACTCCGTGGCCGGTTTCCGGCTCGGCCACGGCGCGGCGCCGGACGATCCGCGGGTACGTCAGGTGCTCGGCGAACTCCTGGAGAGCAGCCCGGAGTTCGCCGGCCTGTGGGCCCGCCACGACGCCCGGGGCAAGACCCTGGAGCGCAAGGACTTCGAGCATCGCGACGTGGGGCCGCTGACGTTGACCATGCAGACGTTCGACGTGCGCGCGGCGCCGGGCCAGGAACTCGTCGTCTACCACGCGGAGGCCGGCTCCCCCAGCAGCGAGGCGCTCGCGCTCCTCGGCTCACTGGCTGCGACGGCACGCCGGGAGCCCTGA
- a CDS encoding DUF6417 family protein produces MQRTIDGWAAAGPGLDERTTGPLVKLGLARVAPRDEQSELSAKAGQPTPWAVQLTADGWDALLYAQVRATPPPAGEPAPGLQQVGLRRSELDSVRRFLDLRGQLHQGPASGLRAAVEAARFNAASNRWVVYVNGEQMQSMARAFFLERLSGSPGPANRFARVYGVSHTPSPDLRVPEPERG; encoded by the coding sequence GTGCAGCGCACCATCGATGGCTGGGCCGCGGCAGGGCCCGGCCTCGATGAACGCACCACGGGCCCCCTGGTGAAACTGGGACTGGCTCGGGTGGCACCTCGCGACGAACAGTCGGAGCTCTCCGCGAAGGCGGGCCAACCGACCCCGTGGGCTGTGCAGTTGACGGCCGACGGGTGGGACGCACTCCTCTACGCGCAGGTACGGGCCACTCCCCCACCCGCAGGGGAACCGGCTCCGGGACTGCAGCAAGTGGGCCTGCGCCGCTCGGAGTTGGACTCCGTGAGGCGGTTCCTGGATCTGCGTGGGCAACTGCACCAGGGGCCCGCGTCCGGCCTGCGGGCAGCGGTGGAGGCGGCCCGCTTCAACGCCGCCTCCAACAGGTGGGTCGTATATGTGAACGGCGAGCAGATGCAGTCGATGGCGCGCGCGTTCTTCCTTGAGCGCCTCAGTGGATCACCGGGCCCCGCCAACCGGTTCGCCCGCGTCTACGGGGTGAGCCATACGCCCTCCCCCGACCTCCGCGTCCCTGAGCCGGAGCGGGGCTAG
- a CDS encoding GNAT family N-acetyltransferase encodes MAVEWVRLKLDLDAFDDTRFEPRLRSCRQSGIEFTTMAAFGDTPEHRRALYDLNKTCSADIPGRGEFYTFEEYVAQRIETPTYDPHGVVLALDGGSWIGMATTSIQPEGHAFSEMTGLLAGHRGKGISLAMKLLAIGFARSQGMHWLRTLHHPDNAAAIGMNRRLGFVDDGPRATTT; translated from the coding sequence ATGGCCGTTGAGTGGGTTCGGCTCAAGCTCGACCTCGACGCGTTCGACGACACCCGGTTCGAGCCCCGCCTCCGAAGCTGCCGGCAGAGCGGCATCGAGTTCACGACCATGGCAGCCTTCGGCGACACGCCCGAACACCGGCGTGCGCTGTACGACTTGAACAAGACGTGCTCCGCGGACATCCCCGGACGGGGTGAGTTCTATACGTTCGAGGAGTACGTGGCCCAGCGCATCGAGACCCCCACCTATGATCCCCACGGCGTCGTCCTTGCCCTGGACGGCGGGTCGTGGATCGGCATGGCAACCACATCGATCCAGCCCGAAGGCCATGCCTTCAGCGAGATGACCGGGCTGCTGGCCGGCCACCGGGGCAAGGGGATCTCCCTGGCCATGAAACTGCTGGCCATCGGCTTCGCACGCTCACAGGGCATGCACTGGCTGCGGACCCTCCACCACCCCGACAACGCGGCGGCCATCGGCATGAACCGTCGACTCGGCTTCGTCGACGACGGGCCACGAGCCACGACCACTTGA
- a CDS encoding HutD family protein yields MGDDVLRWSAYLSMPWKNGGGMTREVASGTVQAPPASAGPADGYDWRVSIADVDAGGPFSSFPGIDRVITLVEGVGMVLTVDGTPQRVEPLSPFAFSGDAVTDCRLEAGGVRDMNVMTRRGRSTGQVRIVTIAAAQGAEMTCTAGETLLVMATTEGVTVGGPGGRETVLGRLDCVRHEGPASLSLRGDGTVAEIRITAAR; encoded by the coding sequence ATGGGTGACGATGTTCTGCGCTGGAGCGCATACCTCAGCATGCCGTGGAAGAACGGCGGCGGCATGACGCGGGAGGTCGCGTCGGGCACCGTACAAGCGCCTCCGGCCTCGGCGGGGCCCGCGGACGGCTACGACTGGCGGGTGAGCATCGCGGACGTGGACGCGGGAGGACCCTTCTCCTCCTTCCCCGGGATCGACCGCGTGATCACCCTGGTCGAGGGCGTAGGCATGGTGTTGACCGTGGACGGGACCCCGCAACGGGTGGAGCCGCTGAGCCCCTTCGCCTTCTCCGGCGACGCGGTGACGGACTGCCGGCTTGAGGCCGGAGGGGTGCGCGACATGAATGTGATGACCCGCAGGGGCCGCTCGACCGGGCAGGTGCGGATCGTCACCATCGCCGCCGCACAGGGTGCGGAGATGACGTGCACCGCGGGCGAGACCCTGCTCGTCATGGCGACCACCGAGGGAGTCACCGTCGGCGGGCCGGGCGGGCGGGAGACCGTGCTCGGCCGTCTCGACTGCGTACGTCACGAAGGCCCGGCGTCCCTGTCCCTACGGGGCGACGGCACGGTGGCCGAGATCAGGATCACCGCGGCTCGGTGA
- a CDS encoding STAS domain-containing protein: protein MHGYFADDLLLIVPSTPAAEGLCLFGEVLGEHKGALAMALTTQCRGTQEITIDLTGVHYLANSALEILVALAKNLQPPQRLLIRAASELALRERLTARGWDGIETLRLTEGQAHGRSE from the coding sequence ATGCACGGCTACTTCGCCGACGATCTGCTGCTCATCGTGCCGTCAACCCCCGCCGCCGAGGGTCTGTGTCTCTTCGGCGAGGTCCTGGGCGAACACAAGGGCGCTCTGGCCATGGCCCTGACCACCCAGTGCCGCGGCACGCAAGAGATCACCATCGACCTGACCGGCGTTCACTACCTCGCCAACAGCGCCCTGGAGATCCTCGTCGCCCTCGCCAAGAACCTCCAGCCACCCCAGCGCCTGCTCATCCGCGCCGCCTCCGAACTGGCGCTGCGCGAAAGGCTCACCGCACGTGGTTGGGACGGCATCGAAACACTGCGCCTCACCGAAGGGCAGGCACACGGCCGTTCCGAATGA